In a genomic window of Methylovirgula sp. 4M-Z18:
- a CDS encoding SDR family NAD(P)-dependent oxidoreductase yields the protein MTGASSGIGYVVALELARRGYRVAASARRADALQDLVATAAGMAGTVRAYPLDVLDAAATAAAIPQIRADLGPIVLAFLNAGSNVPDKGLGFGGEGSRRTFDLNLTGTLNCLQPLLPAMTEQGKGQIIINASIAGYGPLPTAIAYGASKAALIHVAAGLRLKHARDNLLFQVLNPGFIRTPLTAKNKFPMPFLMEADVAARRICDGFQRSGFEITFPRRLAWPLKALNLLPWPAYLWLLGKANLKD from the coding sequence GTGACGGGCGCGAGTTCGGGAATTGGTTATGTCGTAGCGTTGGAACTGGCGCGGCGCGGCTATCGGGTCGCTGCGAGCGCGCGCCGTGCCGATGCCCTGCAGGATCTTGTGGCCACGGCGGCCGGCATGGCTGGCACCGTCCGCGCCTATCCGCTTGACGTGCTGGACGCGGCGGCGACGGCGGCGGCGATCCCGCAGATCCGTGCCGATCTCGGGCCGATCGTGCTGGCGTTTTTGAATGCCGGGAGCAACGTGCCGGACAAGGGCCTCGGCTTTGGCGGCGAAGGGTCCCGGCGGACCTTTGATCTCAATCTGACCGGCACGCTAAATTGTCTGCAACCGCTCCTGCCGGCGATGACGGAACAGGGCAAGGGTCAGATTATCATCAACGCCTCGATTGCCGGCTACGGACCGTTGCCGACCGCCATCGCCTATGGCGCCAGCAAGGCGGCGTTGATCCATGTTGCCGCCGGCCTGCGCTTGAAACATGCGCGCGACAATCTGCTGTTTCAGGTGCTCAATCCGGGTTTTATCCGCACGCCTCTCACAGCCAAGAACAAATTCCCCATGCCGTTTTTGATGGAGGCGGATGTCGCGGCGCGGCGCATTTGCGACGGCTTCCAGCGTAGCGGCTTCGAAATCACCTTTCCGCGCCGTCTTGCCTGGCCTCTGAAGGCGCTGAATCTCTTGCCCTGGCCGGCCTATTTGTGGTTGCTCGGGAAAGCGAATCTGAAAGATTAG